Proteins encoded in a region of the Takifugu flavidus isolate HTHZ2018 chromosome 8, ASM371156v2, whole genome shotgun sequence genome:
- the smim29 gene encoding small integral membrane protein 29 produces the protein MNSTTPPPAVPDGDVAVGYVLVPFFLFTIIGIVVAVIMYIRKKKRIDRLRHQLLPVYSYDPSEELNEAEQEMLWREEDTRIVHGWAGSYQQRRPLLGKDVAV, from the exons ATGAACAGCACCACTCCACCTCCTGCCGTCCCAGATGGAGACGTGGCAGTCGGCTATGTACTGGTCCCATTTTTCCTCTTCACTATTATTGGGATAGTTGTGGCGGTG ATCATGTACATCCGTAAGAAAAAGAG AATTGACAGACTTCGCCATCAGCTTTTGCCAGTTTACTCCTATGATCCCTCAGAGGAACTCAATGAAGCCGAGCAAGAAATGTTatggagagaagaggacacAAGG ATTGTGCATGGCTGGGCTGGAAGTTATCAACAGCGGCGGCCTCTCCTCGGGAAAGATGTGGCTGTATGA